The Dethiosulfovibrio peptidovorans DSM 11002 genome has a window encoding:
- a CDS encoding tyrosine-type recombinase/integrase, translating into MKYTSPFRGRRQINRMKRAILERPGRFSREAALRDYALFVFGINSALRIGDLLDLKVDDVLAGRSCRLRIEEEIRLREGKTGNIRTFPLVDKSREALKDYLRYRKDLRGLARDEPLWAAVRRKGEEMRAISRMQVYRMLNDAAVRANEASPPAERINLRTTSIGCHSMRKTLGYMLYYEGDSVPLADIQTMYGHSSEKVTLRYLGITKEITDGHYRALNL; encoded by the coding sequence TTGAAATACACGAGTCCCTTCCGAGGCAGGAGGCAGATCAACCGGATGAAGCGGGCCATTCTTGAAAGGCCGGGGAGATTCAGCCGGGAGGCGGCTTTGAGGGATTACGCCCTTTTCGTCTTCGGGATCAATTCGGCCCTCCGGATCGGAGATCTGCTCGACCTCAAGGTGGACGACGTCCTGGCCGGTAGAAGCTGTCGTCTCAGGATAGAGGAGGAAATAAGGCTTCGGGAGGGAAAGACCGGTAACATCCGGACGTTCCCCCTCGTAGACAAAAGCCGGGAGGCCTTAAAGGACTATCTGCGCTACAGGAAGGATCTCAGGGGCTTGGCTAGAGACGAGCCCCTATGGGCCGCCGTCCGCCGGAAGGGAGAGGAGATGCGGGCCATATCGAGGATGCAGGTCTACCGGATGCTGAACGATGCGGCGGTACGAGCCAACGAGGCATCGCCTCCGGCGGAGCGGATCAACCTTCGAACCACGTCCATCGGCTGCCACTCCATGAGGAAGACCCTGGGGTACATGCTCTATTACGAGGGTGATTCGGTGCCTCTGGCGGATATCCAGACCATGTACGGCCACTCGTCGGAGAAGGTTACTCTGCGTTATCTGGGCATCACGAAAGAGATAACGGACGGCCACTACAGGGCCTTGAACCTGTGA
- a CDS encoding addiction module antidote protein has product MTEKLYDYDFAEQLDDIEAIEIFLEDAFETNDPGYIAQALGVVARSKGMGEIAKKTGLSREQLYRSLSDKGNPTLQTLLAVLTALNLHLKVTA; this is encoded by the coding sequence ATGACTGAGAAACTCTATGATTATGATTTCGCCGAGCAACTCGACGACATAGAGGCTATAGAGATCTTCCTCGAAGACGCTTTCGAGACAAACGACCCGGGCTACATAGCTCAAGCCCTCGGCGTAGTAGCCAGATCCAAGGGCATGGGTGAAATAGCCAAAAAGACCGGACTATCCAGAGAACAGCTCTATCGAAGCCTAAGCGATAAAGGCAACCCCACATTGCAGACCCTTCTCGCCGTCCTGACGGCTTTGAATCTACACCTTAAAGTCACGGCATAG
- a CDS encoding DUF2786 domain-containing protein, with translation MNDRIKERIRKLLKIAEDSPYPAEVETALLKAQELMALNGLEDGDIDPSERGDVVEKDIDLGGRVESWKGYLSIVLAENFRCMTYRSRRVRHGDNGAPAVSYSVVVILGRGEDVKIVFDAFCKCVTAVSRFAMEYRKRTEERWRTVRNSYFMGFVRGLEDRFEEQRKKNPEWGLVLVRDPEVESAYEALGLKNGGASRTVLRGQNAYADGYARGKGFSLEDDPSLREAASLKIAAT, from the coding sequence ATGAACGATAGGATAAAGGAACGGATAAGAAAGCTACTCAAGATAGCCGAGGACTCGCCCTATCCCGCCGAGGTGGAAACCGCCCTCCTGAAGGCTCAGGAACTAATGGCGCTCAACGGCCTGGAGGATGGGGACATCGACCCCTCCGAGCGGGGAGACGTGGTGGAGAAGGACATCGACCTGGGGGGCAGGGTGGAAAGCTGGAAGGGGTATCTGTCCATAGTGTTGGCGGAAAACTTCCGGTGCATGACCTACAGGTCCAGAAGAGTAAGGCATGGCGATAACGGTGCTCCTGCCGTTTCCTATAGCGTCGTCGTGATCCTGGGAAGGGGCGAAGACGTGAAGATAGTCTTCGATGCCTTCTGTAAATGCGTCACGGCGGTAAGCAGATTCGCCATGGAATACAGAAAGAGAACCGAGGAGCGATGGCGTACAGTCAGGAACAGCTACTTCATGGGATTTGTCCGAGGGCTGGAAGACCGATTCGAGGAACAGAGAAAGAAAAACCCTGAATGGGGGCTGGTGCTCGTGAGAGATCCCGAAGTCGAATCGGCCTACGAAGCCCTGGGATTGAAAAACGGCGGAGCCAGCCGAACCGTCCTACGGGGACAAAACGCCTATGCGGACGGTTACGCCAGAGGCAAGGGCTTCTCCCTGGAAGACGACCCTTCTTTGAGGGAGGCCGCCAGCCTGAAAATAGCGGCCACGTAA
- a CDS encoding helix-turn-helix domain-containing protein, which translates to MERNIVIDNRKFWFARVDISVLLDEGIDAYAKATYAVLCAYAGSDRECFPSAETLAKKVKCSRDRLFKSLRILVEFGVLEKVTQSNKSFQTVNKYILTGGADSRQAVRQTDTESPSERLPQSVSRTPGVRQADPRCPSDVHRTRDIELEPKNDKDIVGKSAENTAGLPLDPVPGEEVVPQPGETPPPCPYRAIADLWDEVMVPMGKRGVRILSETRQNTLRSRWRTKGDPGAPPWPWADLKTWREYFLYVSQSKFLVDGRFCDFDWVIKKSNWIKIREGKYHQEGDCR; encoded by the coding sequence GTGGAGCGCAACATAGTAATAGACAACCGAAAGTTCTGGTTCGCCAGGGTGGACATCTCCGTACTGCTGGACGAAGGAATAGACGCCTATGCGAAAGCCACCTACGCCGTACTGTGCGCCTACGCCGGTTCCGACAGGGAGTGTTTTCCCAGTGCGGAGACATTGGCCAAAAAGGTGAAGTGCAGCAGGGACCGACTCTTCAAGAGTCTCAGGATACTGGTGGAGTTCGGGGTGTTGGAGAAAGTGACCCAGTCCAACAAATCATTTCAGACGGTCAACAAATACATCCTTACGGGAGGCGCCGATTCTCGACAGGCAGTCCGCCAAACGGACACCGAGAGTCCGTCAGAAAGACTCCCGCAGTCCGTCTCACGTACCCCCGGTGTACGCCAGGCGGACCCCCGGTGTCCGTCAGACGTACACAGAACTAGAGACATAGAACTAGAACCAAAGAACGATAAAGACATAGTGGGCAAGTCCGCCGAAAACACGGCGGGACTTCCCCTCGACCCCGTGCCCGGGGAGGAAGTCGTACCCCAACCGGGGGAGACTCCGCCTCCCTGTCCCTACAGGGCCATAGCCGATCTCTGGGACGAGGTGATGGTCCCTATGGGCAAGCGTGGCGTCAGGATCCTCTCGGAGACCAGGCAGAACACCCTGAGATCCCGATGGAGGACCAAAGGCGACCCCGGAGCCCCTCCATGGCCATGGGCCGACCTGAAAACCTGGCGGGAGTACTTTTTGTACGTCTCCCAGAGCAAGTTTCTGGTGGACGGCAGATTCTGCGACTTTGACTGGGTGATAAAGAAATCCAACTGGATCAAGATCCGGGAGGGCAAATATCACCAGGAAGGAGACTGCCGATGA
- a CDS encoding super-infection exclusion protein B: MRTFVDKTVESHIPVIFNFLIITSFLTFAPPSLLRRTGLDWLHSRYATLISIAFLCCASALVWEAGSRIYQSAKARKTKAQEKDRLRREIRTLTGKEFEIVDILRQAPTGTLWLPVEDSAVFSLHSKGIIEFAVNGVMLREERIHDIKPSILCTLSLLSLEILKEGNSSEQAD; the protein is encoded by the coding sequence ATGAGAACTTTTGTAGACAAAACCGTGGAATCTCATATACCCGTCATCTTCAACTTCCTGATAATAACCTCGTTCCTGACATTCGCTCCGCCTTCTCTTCTACGAAGAACGGGGCTGGACTGGCTCCACTCCCGCTATGCAACCCTGATCTCCATAGCCTTCCTCTGTTGCGCATCGGCTCTCGTCTGGGAAGCGGGCAGCAGAATCTATCAGTCGGCTAAAGCACGAAAAACCAAGGCCCAAGAGAAGGACAGGCTTCGTCGGGAAATCCGAACCCTGACGGGCAAGGAATTCGAGATCGTAGACATTCTCAGGCAAGCTCCTACCGGAACCCTGTGGCTTCCCGTCGAAGACTCCGCCGTGTTCAGCCTTCACTCCAAAGGCATCATCGAATTTGCCGTCAACGGCGTCATGCTGAGAGAGGAACGCATACACGACATAAAACCGTCGATCCTCTGCACGCTGAGCCTACTTTCGTTGGAGATACTGAAAGAAGGCAACTCCAGCGAACAGGCAGACTAA
- a CDS encoding helix-turn-helix transcriptional regulator, producing the protein MFFGDDFQGFCVKLSQGIAPLLAKSTAKLLSPVLEQAVADAVSGIEKGPEPLFLSLEQVLAIFPVGKSTWWDGVKKGDYPAPYRLSDRRVAWDMEELRQLKARLVAEKRCSVA; encoded by the coding sequence ATGTTCTTCGGCGATGATTTTCAGGGGTTCTGCGTAAAGCTGTCTCAGGGGATCGCCCCTTTGCTGGCCAAGTCGACGGCAAAGCTGTTGAGCCCCGTTTTGGAACAGGCGGTTGCGGATGCCGTGTCCGGTATTGAAAAGGGGCCCGAGCCTCTGTTTCTGAGTCTGGAACAGGTGTTGGCCATATTCCCGGTAGGCAAGTCTACCTGGTGGGATGGAGTCAAGAAGGGTGATTATCCGGCTCCCTATAGGCTTTCCGATCGCCGCGTGGCTTGGGATATGGAGGAACTGCGTCAGTTGAAAGCCCGTCTGGTGGCCGAAAAGAGGTGTTCGGTGGCATGA
- a CDS encoding helix-turn-helix domain-containing protein, translating into MRYGEVIQKARKGGGFSQEELAIRVGVVRTTIGAWETEKFPPTDAKKIAALERNLNLPLGSLYRLLVVDGEGWEPEASILEATDRDPSLKEIQHRLSNLVRTIGELYERCDSPEEVMNLLLDVGEDGRINNHPKNEAFMDLLEALVPLAGEVLKAVKHGKEDLS; encoded by the coding sequence GTGAGGTATGGTGAAGTTATTCAAAAAGCAAGGAAAGGAGGGGGCTTTTCTCAGGAAGAGCTAGCCATTCGTGTTGGTGTTGTGAGGACAACAATTGGCGCGTGGGAAACAGAAAAATTTCCTCCTACAGATGCTAAAAAGATAGCGGCCCTTGAGCGAAACTTAAACCTTCCGTTGGGATCTCTCTATCGTTTGCTTGTTGTCGATGGAGAAGGCTGGGAACCAGAAGCTTCGATCCTCGAGGCCACGGATAGGGACCCTTCGCTGAAGGAAATCCAGCATCGACTGAGTAACCTTGTCCGAACCATCGGAGAGCTGTACGAGCGATGCGATTCTCCGGAAGAGGTCATGAATCTCCTGCTGGACGTAGGCGAGGACGGTCGAATCAACAACCACCCGAAGAACGAGGCGTTTATGGATCTCCTGGAAGCCCTGGTCCCCCTGGCCGGGGAGGTGCTGAAGGCGGTGAAACATGGAAAGGAGGATCTCTCATGA
- a CDS encoding helix-turn-helix domain-containing protein — translation MYQTGDRIKELRKRKQLTQDQLAQKMGVSRTTVVSWEKSKFEPDRQNTIDLAAALETTTSYLMGETDDPSPQKADRQVPSGILAPMRQETGLSLDEAAALIDLPAEDLELMEKYEDRADSVLKQKLIKAYGRYLSARDGETQQETEKKKGQSEEDLETLMKMLAAEDPDIVLKFRHVAKNVTRLAPEDREFLATLFKAALGKITLEDHTDEY, via the coding sequence ATGTATCAGACAGGGGACAGAATAAAAGAGCTAAGAAAGAGGAAACAGCTAACACAGGACCAATTAGCTCAAAAAATGGGAGTATCTAGAACTACTGTTGTTTCATGGGAAAAAAGTAAATTTGAACCAGATAGACAAAACACTATTGATTTAGCAGCTGCTCTAGAAACTACGACAAGTTACCTCATGGGTGAAACCGACGATCCATCGCCACAGAAAGCCGATAGGCAGGTTCCCAGCGGCATACTGGCCCCTATGAGGCAGGAAACCGGGCTCTCACTTGACGAGGCCGCCGCATTGATAGATCTCCCGGCGGAGGACCTCGAGCTGATGGAAAAGTACGAGGATCGGGCGGACAGCGTCCTCAAGCAGAAGCTCATCAAAGCCTACGGAAGGTACCTTTCGGCCCGGGACGGAGAAACACAGCAGGAAACGGAGAAAAAGAAGGGACAGAGCGAGGAAGACCTCGAGACTCTGATGAAGATGCTGGCGGCGGAGGATCCGGACATCGTTCTGAAGTTCCGCCACGTGGCCAAGAACGTCACCAGGCTGGCCCCGGAAGACCGGGAGTTCCTGGCAACGCTCTTCAAAGCGGCACTGGGCAAGATTACGTTAGAGGATCATACGGACGAATACTGA
- a CDS encoding PIN-like domain-containing protein — MGANDIKNRYSHFIQPDNDQLKNLLKEATIIPDTNIILEIYRSSPKTQDDILEILEKVSDRLFFPDQVIQEYLSLRPQELLKETHVRKFVKNLREAKNKLKKIFESDNNDQVNVGIKKDLDEIIDLLVDKIKINEKKEPNSSEALRNDPILEKINELSRGHIGDPFSKERLDCIYKEGEERYKKKIPPGYEDQNKKEANTYGDLVIWEQIIEYAKFNKKDAIFITNDQKEDWWWRNDKETIGPRHELKKEFKDRSGQKIHFYRLNKFIEFSSKELSVKLDSETIEELEESTEENTEGSSNKMNYQFQDIKEIQKALKQLENQSVLLKNTLDFDKLNRNFQAMSSLESPSLASIVQQFQQLQQLATHPSLYDTYRNICKNINKKNKHVISGKDDIEDTGSTDDTDNEE; from the coding sequence ATGGGAGCAAACGACATAAAAAATCGTTACAGTCATTTCATCCAACCCGACAATGATCAACTAAAAAATCTCCTTAAAGAAGCAACTATCATACCCGATACAAACATTATTCTAGAAATATATCGCTCCTCGCCCAAAACCCAAGACGATATACTTGAAATACTTGAAAAAGTAAGTGACAGGCTCTTTTTCCCGGACCAAGTTATTCAGGAATACTTGAGCCTTAGGCCTCAAGAGCTTCTTAAAGAGACTCATGTTAGAAAATTTGTAAAAAATTTAAGAGAAGCAAAAAATAAACTTAAAAAAATTTTTGAAAGTGATAATAACGATCAAGTTAACGTTGGAATCAAAAAAGACTTAGACGAAATAATAGATTTACTTGTTGATAAAATAAAAATAAACGAAAAAAAAGAGCCCAATTCCTCAGAGGCATTGCGCAATGACCCTATTCTAGAAAAAATAAATGAACTTTCTAGAGGCCACATTGGGGACCCCTTCTCAAAAGAAAGATTAGATTGCATCTATAAAGAAGGGGAAGAGCGATACAAAAAAAAGATTCCTCCTGGATACGAAGACCAAAACAAAAAAGAAGCTAATACATATGGAGATCTTGTTATATGGGAACAAATCATAGAATATGCAAAATTTAACAAAAAAGATGCAATATTCATAACAAATGATCAAAAAGAAGACTGGTGGTGGAGAAACGACAAAGAAACAATAGGCCCCAGACATGAACTCAAAAAAGAGTTTAAAGATAGAAGTGGACAAAAGATACACTTCTACAGACTAAACAAGTTCATCGAATTTTCCTCAAAAGAATTAAGCGTTAAACTTGATTCTGAAACAATAGAGGAATTAGAAGAAAGCACAGAAGAGAATACTGAAGGAAGCTCTAATAAAATGAATTATCAGTTTCAAGATATAAAGGAAATACAAAAAGCACTTAAGCAGTTAGAAAATCAATCAGTGCTGCTCAAAAACACCCTAGACTTCGATAAACTTAATCGTAATTTCCAAGCCATGTCAAGTTTAGAAAGCCCTTCTCTAGCAAGCATAGTACAACAGTTTCAACAGTTACAACAGCTAGCCACCCACCCTAGCCTATACGATACCTACAGGAATATATGCAAAAACATTAACAAAAAAAATAAGCACGTAATAAGTGGTAAAGATGATATAGAAGACACTGGCAGCACGGATGATACGGATAACGAGGAATGA
- a CDS encoding ImmA/IrrE family metallo-endopeptidase: MRNDSTKIRVMARTLLGKYGMERMIPIRLSKLCRKLGIEICHSKARHIDGTLFIHGDRKIILVSTALPYERRRFTVAHELGHYVLGHQAAFSLDSPESWVPREEQAANVFAAELLMPKMLLQTKHHGEKRRGKQEDG; encoded by the coding sequence ATGAGAAATGATAGCACCAAGATCCGGGTCATGGCCCGAACCCTGTTAGGCAAATACGGAATGGAACGGATGATCCCCATTCGGCTGAGCAAACTCTGTCGGAAGCTGGGGATCGAAATCTGCCACAGTAAAGCCAGACACATCGACGGCACCCTCTTCATCCACGGAGACCGAAAGATTATCCTTGTCTCCACCGCCCTACCCTACGAACGCCGCCGCTTCACCGTGGCTCACGAACTGGGACACTACGTCCTCGGCCACCAAGCCGCTTTTTCTCTGGACTCTCCGGAATCGTGGGTTCCTAGAGAGGAACAGGCGGCCAACGTCTTCGCGGCGGAGCTCCTCATGCCCAAGATGCTCCTGCAGACAAAACACCACGGAGAAAAGCGGAGGGGGAAACAAGAAGATGGATGA
- the tnpC gene encoding IS66 family transposase: MTTVEKHQAIKRTCPLSSETIRGHLPLTVKSTIQYGPETTALVSVLNTLGAVSIDRIHDILHGACNLPISTGTVYNMVKRAVSSVAPSVEVIKEKVKALPLAHFDETGVRVDKGLRWAHVACNRDYAYISVEKKRGYDGMVASGILPCFRGIAVHDFWRPYERFDVNHVYCNAHLIRELRAIHENTGQEWASDLRKLLVWAQHKKKEFIAAGKDRFSPYCCRYRIDKPFDDLLASGLAQNPLPTGKGARGRPKKGKARNLLERFRDHKEEILLYARDFAIPFDNNEAERNIRNFKAKLKISGCFRTSEGANDYAKIMSFLITAKKNSINIFEAMSMALDGQILFLDGATE, encoded by the coding sequence GTGACCACGGTGGAAAAACATCAGGCGATAAAACGAACCTGTCCCTTGTCCAGCGAGACGATAAGGGGTCATCTGCCTCTAACCGTGAAGTCCACCATCCAGTATGGTCCGGAGACTACAGCTCTGGTCTCTGTCCTAAATACCTTAGGAGCCGTATCCATCGATCGCATTCACGACATACTTCATGGGGCCTGTAACCTTCCTATATCCACAGGAACGGTCTACAACATGGTCAAAAGAGCGGTATCCTCCGTAGCACCCTCTGTGGAGGTCATAAAGGAGAAGGTCAAAGCCCTTCCCTTAGCTCACTTCGACGAAACAGGGGTCCGAGTAGATAAAGGACTCCGCTGGGCTCATGTGGCCTGTAACCGTGACTACGCCTACATCTCCGTCGAGAAGAAGCGAGGCTACGATGGAATGGTCGCCTCCGGGATACTTCCCTGTTTCAGAGGGATAGCTGTCCATGATTTCTGGCGTCCCTACGAGAGATTTGACGTGAACCACGTCTATTGCAACGCTCACCTCATTCGGGAGCTAAGGGCCATCCACGAAAACACCGGACAGGAATGGGCCTCAGACCTGAGAAAGCTCCTGGTATGGGCCCAGCACAAAAAGAAGGAGTTTATCGCGGCCGGTAAGGACCGTTTTTCACCTTATTGCTGTCGCTACAGGATCGACAAGCCCTTCGATGACTTACTTGCCTCCGGTCTGGCTCAAAACCCTCTACCTACTGGAAAGGGGGCAAGAGGCAGGCCCAAAAAAGGCAAGGCCAGGAACCTCCTGGAGAGATTTAGGGACCATAAGGAGGAGATCCTGCTCTATGCCAGGGACTTTGCGATCCCCTTCGACAATAACGAAGCTGAGCGAAACATTCGCAACTTCAAAGCGAAGCTTAAAATATCGGGCTGCTTCCGAACCTCGGAAGGGGCTAATGACTATGCCAAAATAATGTCGTTCCTCATTACGGCGAAGAAGAACTCGATCAATATATTCGAGGCTATGTCTATGGCCCTCGATGGTCAGATTCTCTTCTTGGATGGGGCGACTGAATAG
- a CDS encoding ImmA/IrrE family metallo-endopeptidase → MTNNGTRIRVMARTLLGKYGMERMIPIRLSKLCRKLEIEICHSKARHIDGTLFIHGERKIILVSTALPYERRRFTVAHELGHYVLGHQAAFSLDSPESWAPREEQAANVFAAELLMPKTALQAIHYKHDTKQLAQIFGVSPLAMQIRLEEIGE, encoded by the coding sequence ATGACAAACAACGGTACCAGGATCCGGGTGATGGCCCGAACCCTGCTAGGCAAGTACGGAATGGAACGCATGATCCCCATTCGGCTGAGCAAACTCTGTCGGAAGTTGGAGATCGAAATCTGCCACAGTAAAGCCAGACACATCGACGGCACTCTCTTCATTCACGGAGAACGAAAGATCATCCTTGTCTCCACCGCCCTACCCTACGAACGCCGCCGCTTCACCGTGGCTCACGAACTGGGACATTATGTCCTCGGCCACCAAGCCGCCTTCTCTCTGGACTCTCCCGAGTCGTGGGCTCCAAGAGAGGAACAGGCGGCCAACGTCTTCGCAGCGGAACTCCTAATGCCCAAGACGGCTCTTCAAGCAATCCACTACAAGCACGACACAAAGCAACTGGCGCAGATATTCGGAGTAAGCCCTTTGGCTATGCAGATACGGCTGGAGGAAATTGGGGAATAA
- a CDS encoding DUF4917 family protein, producing the protein MKKTIKEFDECLEIAKKSSSQSKPSILLGNGFSMELNKSIFSYSALQKVAIESLEGTDKEKLEELFKNANTQDFEIILKKIRDAIEITKIICASDSSTLRSLEKTYEMVKQCLIKTISKCHPDKPNDIDDWRYDSCQRFIANFDTIYTINYDLTLYWALMHNYDKENSDNNFIKHYPDGFTNPSTTEDYVIWDIKRGKSPSLIYLHGALHIFDDDGIIKKFTWNRSGRSLKSQITDQLERNTFPIFISEGTTSDKKARINGSSILSKGYRSLSNKGGNLFTFGISFSDNDDHLLEAIFNSHVKNLFIGVYGGNIDTNLSNKIQRSVSQLQAPGKTPPQIHYYNTCTAKAWG; encoded by the coding sequence ATGAAAAAAACGATTAAAGAATTTGATGAATGTCTAGAAATAGCAAAAAAATCTTCAAGCCAATCAAAACCTAGTATCTTGCTTGGGAACGGATTTAGCATGGAGCTTAATAAATCCATTTTTTCATATAGTGCCCTCCAAAAGGTAGCCATAGAAAGTCTAGAGGGGACAGACAAAGAAAAACTAGAGGAATTATTCAAAAACGCTAATACTCAAGACTTTGAAATAATACTAAAAAAAATCAGAGATGCCATAGAAATAACGAAAATAATCTGTGCCTCCGACAGCTCCACTCTAAGAAGCCTTGAAAAAACATATGAGATGGTAAAACAATGTCTAATAAAGACAATATCAAAATGCCATCCCGACAAGCCGAATGACATAGACGACTGGAGATATGATTCATGCCAAAGATTCATAGCAAACTTCGATACTATATATACCATAAATTACGACCTAACTTTATATTGGGCTTTAATGCATAATTACGATAAAGAAAACAGCGACAATAACTTTATAAAACATTACCCTGATGGCTTTACGAATCCATCTACGACAGAAGACTACGTTATATGGGATATCAAACGAGGGAAATCACCTAGCTTGATATACCTACATGGGGCTCTTCATATTTTTGATGATGACGGCATAATAAAAAAGTTCACTTGGAATAGAAGCGGCAGATCGTTAAAAAGCCAAATAACAGATCAGCTCGAAAGAAACACATTTCCCATTTTTATCTCAGAGGGGACAACAAGCGACAAAAAGGCCAGAATAAACGGAAGCAGCATCTTGTCAAAAGGATATCGCAGTCTGTCGAACAAAGGCGGGAATTTATTCACCTTTGGAATATCTTTTTCTGATAACGACGATCATTTACTTGAGGCCATTTTTAATTCTCATGTAAAAAATTTATTTATCGGAGTCTACGGGGGTAATATCGACACTAACTTGAGCAATAAAATCCAACGTTCCGTCTCTCAACTTCAGGCTCCAGGAAAGACACCTCCCCAAATACATTATTACAATACATGTACGGCAAAGGCATGGGGCTAA